In Luteibaculum oceani, one DNA window encodes the following:
- the murC gene encoding UDP-N-acetylmuramate--L-alanine ligase, which yields MHKDGQTYKNLYFLGIGGIGMSALAQYYAAKGLQVAGYDRFESDTTDLLKSKGIPVTFTDSEDALPGSWLIDETAVIYTPAVPKDLKRLAQFRSLGLPIFKRSEVLGWLSKEIPTVAIAGTHGKTTTTSITAHIFKSAGYRVLAFIGGISANYGSNIIMDDNPEVLIVEADEFDRSFLHLSPKWAVITSVDPDHLDIYSNSDAFYDAFHQFANSVSDELLLHQQVGEELKKKDAKHYPSDVYAIQSRAIVEGKVEVKLKIQNNQIQFTWLMPGKYNTENALAACSMAVMYGITNQKISTAMETYAGVKRRFEAIYQGVNGVLIDDYAHHPNELAALGSALKELYPGKKITLVFQPHLYSRTRDFLNEFAEQLSAFTKVLLLPIYPAREEPIPGVCSEALLEKINCEDKACIAPFDLLHYAAKFDGDVLVLAGAGDISKMVDPVKKIMEGTQE from the coding sequence ATGCATAAAGACGGTCAGACATATAAAAACTTGTATTTCCTCGGAATTGGAGGAATAGGTATGTCTGCCTTGGCACAATATTATGCGGCTAAAGGATTGCAGGTTGCAGGTTACGATAGGTTCGAGTCTGATACCACTGATTTGTTAAAATCTAAAGGGATACCAGTAACCTTTACCGATAGCGAAGATGCCTTGCCCGGAAGTTGGTTAATAGATGAAACAGCGGTTATTTATACCCCTGCAGTACCAAAAGACTTAAAACGCCTAGCGCAGTTTAGAAGCTTGGGATTACCCATTTTTAAACGAAGCGAAGTATTGGGTTGGCTTTCGAAAGAAATTCCAACCGTTGCTATTGCTGGTACGCATGGTAAAACCACCACTACCTCTATTACCGCTCATATTTTTAAGTCGGCTGGTTATAGGGTGCTTGCTTTTATAGGTGGGATTTCTGCAAACTACGGGTCTAATATTATTATGGATGATAATCCCGAGGTGCTTATTGTAGAGGCCGACGAATTCGATAGAAGTTTCTTACACCTATCGCCAAAATGGGCGGTTATTACCTCTGTAGATCCCGATCACCTGGATATTTATTCCAATTCCGATGCGTTTTACGATGCATTCCATCAATTCGCGAATAGCGTTTCAGATGAATTGTTGCTACACCAGCAGGTTGGTGAGGAATTAAAAAAGAAAGACGCAAAACACTATCCCTCCGATGTATACGCTATACAATCAAGAGCTATAGTTGAAGGCAAAGTAGAAGTAAAGCTTAAAATTCAGAATAATCAGATCCAATTTACTTGGCTTATGCCTGGTAAGTACAATACCGAGAATGCATTGGCGGCCTGCTCCATGGCTGTTATGTATGGAATTACCAACCAAAAAATTTCAACCGCTATGGAAACTTATGCAGGGGTTAAAAGAAGATTCGAAGCCATTTACCAAGGCGTTAACGGGGTGTTGATTGACGACTATGCGCACCATCCCAACGAATTAGCAGCTCTGGGATCTGCGCTAAAGGAATTGTATCCAGGCAAAAAGATTACGCTTGTTTTCCAGCCGCATTTATACTCGAGAACTCGCGACTTTTTAAATGAGTTTGCCGAACAATTAAGTGCTTTCACTAAAGTACTTCTACTACCCATATATCCAGCCCGCGAAGAGCCCATTCCAGGAGTGTGTTCTGAGGCTTTACTGGAGAAAATTAATTGTGAAGATAAAGCTTGTATTGCCCCCTTCGATTTGCTGCATTACGCAGCTAAATTCGATGGAGATGTACTGGTATTAGCAGGAGCTGGCGATATCTCTAAAATGGTAGATCCGGTGAAAAAAATAATGGAAGGAACACAGGAATAG
- the murG gene encoding undecaprenyldiphospho-muramoylpentapeptide beta-N-acetylglucosaminyltransferase: protein MELRRVIISGGGTGGHIFPAIAIADEIKSQYPQCDILFVGAEGKMEMEKVPKAGYKIEGLNIRGLQRSLSFENLKFPFRVISSLQKAKRIVRSFNPDVAVGVGGYASGPLLFVASKMGVPCVLQEQNSFAGLTNKLLAKRVAKVCTAYDEAANFFPDGIAIQTGNPVRKQLKTELTRDSAKEALGMDPKKQMVLVVGGSLGAGAINELLLEEFGGITDANLCLFWQTGKIFWNKHAAELQKLSEHNHSLRIEEFIEDMATAYAAADIVVSRAGAIAISELQYLGKACVFVPSPFVAENHQLKNAQALINKNAAVLVEQKEINKLIPEVLKLAQNPEDRVALEVAMKGMAKPNATQDIVKIIAELSHA, encoded by the coding sequence ATGGAGTTGCGTAGGGTTATCATAAGCGGAGGAGGAACTGGGGGGCATATTTTCCCAGCCATTGCTATTGCAGATGAAATAAAGTCGCAATATCCCCAATGCGATATCCTATTTGTAGGTGCGGAAGGGAAAATGGAAATGGAAAAAGTTCCTAAAGCAGGATATAAGATAGAGGGGTTGAACATCAGAGGGCTACAACGAAGCTTGAGTTTTGAGAACTTGAAATTCCCATTTAGGGTAATATCCAGCTTGCAAAAAGCGAAAAGAATTGTGCGGTCCTTTAATCCCGATGTGGCCGTTGGGGTAGGTGGATATGCTTCGGGTCCCTTGTTATTTGTAGCATCTAAAATGGGTGTGCCCTGTGTATTGCAAGAGCAAAATTCTTTTGCAGGGCTAACCAATAAGTTGTTGGCAAAAAGGGTGGCTAAAGTATGCACTGCTTACGATGAGGCTGCCAATTTCTTTCCTGACGGTATTGCAATTCAAACTGGAAATCCGGTAAGAAAGCAGCTTAAAACAGAACTTACTCGCGATAGTGCTAAAGAAGCTTTGGGCATGGACCCCAAAAAGCAAATGGTACTAGTAGTTGGAGGATCGCTAGGGGCGGGAGCTATTAACGAATTGCTTTTAGAAGAATTCGGTGGCATTACCGATGCCAATCTATGTCTGTTTTGGCAAACCGGTAAGATTTTCTGGAATAAACATGCAGCCGAACTGCAAAAGTTATCGGAGCATAACCACTCATTAAGAATAGAAGAATTTATAGAAGATATGGCTACAGCCTACGCTGCAGCGGATATTGTGGTGAGTAGAGCTGGAGCAATAGCCATTTCGGAATTACAGTATTTAGGAAAAGCCTGTGTGTTTGTTCCATCGCCCTTTGTGGCAGAAAATCACCAATTAAAAAATGCTCAGGCACTTATAAACAAGAATGCTGCGGTTTTGGTGGAGCAAAAAGAGATTAACAAACTAATTCCCGAGGTACTAAAGTTGGCTCAAAACCCAGAGGATAGGGTTGCTTTAGAAGTAGCCATGAAGGGAATGGCTAAGCCTAATGCCACGCAGGATATTGTAAAAATTATAGCAGAATTAAGTCATGCATAA
- a CDS encoding FtsW/RodA/SpoVE family cell cycle protein: protein MSELFKNIQGDKKIWLLSCCLAIISILAVYSSVSALAFKQRDGLPEQIILKHGIIMLVGFALMYVIHRVRFTYFSKISVLLMWLSAGLLLFTLLKGSSINNANRWLIIPGINQSFQTSDLAKIVLIVFLSRMLAMRKEFIEDYRRVLIPASGAVALICGLILPANFSTAALLGAVCFLLMFIAGVPLKQLSVLVISAGVGFFMLIQIAGSYPDVLPRMATWKSRIENFGSAKSETNYQVEHAKYAIANGGLLPNGPGKGASRNFLPHPYSDMIYAFIIEEYGSIIGGVGLVLLYLILLLRSIKIATRCEKPFGAYVVTGLSMLIVFQALTNMAVATNVIPVTGQPLPLVSLGGTSTLFTCLAIGMILSVSRSVYDEDNPSKNQFKKEYGVA from the coding sequence ATGAGCGAACTATTTAAGAACATACAGGGCGATAAAAAAATCTGGCTGCTAAGCTGCTGCCTAGCCATTATATCCATTTTGGCGGTATACAGCTCGGTGTCGGCTTTGGCCTTTAAGCAAAGAGATGGACTCCCAGAACAAATTATCCTTAAACACGGGATAATCATGTTGGTGGGCTTTGCGCTTATGTATGTTATACACAGAGTTCGCTTTACCTATTTTTCAAAAATATCAGTGCTTTTAATGTGGTTAAGTGCTGGTTTACTGCTGTTTACCCTACTTAAGGGAAGTAGTATTAACAATGCGAATAGATGGTTGATTATTCCAGGTATTAACCAATCTTTTCAAACTTCCGATTTAGCTAAAATCGTGCTCATAGTCTTCTTGTCTAGAATGCTAGCTATGCGCAAGGAGTTTATAGAGGATTATCGACGAGTATTAATTCCAGCATCGGGGGCAGTTGCTTTAATTTGTGGCTTAATCCTTCCTGCTAACTTCTCCACTGCAGCCCTTTTGGGGGCGGTTTGTTTTTTACTCATGTTTATCGCAGGGGTTCCATTAAAACAATTATCTGTATTAGTAATCTCTGCTGGAGTTGGATTTTTTATGCTCATCCAAATTGCGGGTTCCTATCCCGATGTACTACCCAGGATGGCAACTTGGAAAAGTAGAATTGAAAATTTTGGTTCGGCTAAATCCGAAACCAATTACCAGGTGGAACACGCCAAGTACGCAATAGCTAATGGAGGTTTGCTGCCCAACGGTCCCGGTAAGGGAGCCAGTAGAAACTTCCTTCCTCACCCATATTCCGATATGATCTATGCCTTTATAATAGAAGAGTATGGCTCTATTATTGGTGGTGTTGGTCTGGTATTGCTCTACCTCATCCTATTACTTAGAAGTATTAAAATAGCCACGCGCTGCGAGAAACCTTTCGGTGCCTATGTAGTTACGGGCCTCAGCATGCTTATTGTATTTCAGGCGCTAACCAATATGGCGGTGGCTACCAATGTTATACCTGTAACTGGGCAACCCTTACCACTAGTGAGTTTAGGGGGGACATCTACCCTGTTTACTTGTTTGGCCATTGGAATGATTTTAAGTGTTTCTCGTTCGGTGTACGACGAGGATAACCCATCTAAAAACCAATTCAAGAAAGAGTATGGAGTTGCGTAG
- the murD gene encoding UDP-N-acetylmuramoyl-L-alanine--D-glutamate ligase produces the protein MNKKVLILGGGESGCGAAVLAKKKGWNVMLSDAKAIAPARKALLDNLGISYEENGHSKDLLNDCDLIIKSPGIPETAPLIKEAISKNISWEDEIEFAARYASGKTIGITGSNGKTTTTLWTYDIFKRAGLDVGLAGNVGKSWAAQLAEGDKDYWVLELSSFQIDGLRKFAPDVAVLCNITDDHLDRYQYKVENYAKSKLSLLEKQKAGQFAIINADDALTQKYLDRALISSTIFEFSVEKQNTAAKLNADNIEFHLTTNSLIMSIHDLALHGKHNVQNAMAAGIAANLLNIRKEAVRESLQQFEGIPHRLEFVASVHGIEFINDSKATNVNSTWWALESADKPVIWIVGGVDKGNDYSSLVPLVQEKVKSIICLGKENHKILEAFSGVIPTIVETASAKQAVETAYQLGKKGECVLLSPACASFDLFENYEDRGNQFKEAVRSL, from the coding sequence ATGAATAAGAAGGTACTCATATTAGGGGGAGGTGAAAGTGGCTGCGGTGCTGCAGTGTTGGCTAAAAAGAAGGGGTGGAATGTCATGCTTTCTGATGCCAAGGCTATTGCTCCTGCCCGAAAAGCACTTCTCGATAATTTGGGTATTTCTTATGAGGAAAATGGACACAGCAAGGACTTGTTGAATGATTGTGACCTTATTATAAAAAGTCCGGGAATCCCCGAAACTGCTCCGCTTATTAAAGAGGCGATTTCGAAAAACATTTCCTGGGAAGATGAGATAGAGTTTGCTGCAAGATATGCTTCTGGTAAAACCATAGGCATTACGGGTAGCAATGGAAAAACAACCACCACCCTTTGGACTTACGATATTTTTAAAAGAGCAGGGCTGGATGTTGGTTTGGCTGGAAATGTAGGTAAAAGTTGGGCGGCTCAACTAGCCGAAGGAGATAAAGATTACTGGGTATTAGAATTGTCTTCTTTTCAGATTGATGGCTTGCGAAAATTTGCCCCAGACGTTGCGGTGCTTTGCAATATTACCGACGATCATTTAGATCGCTACCAATACAAAGTGGAGAATTATGCCAAATCCAAATTGTCGCTTTTAGAAAAACAAAAAGCGGGGCAATTCGCGATAATCAATGCCGATGACGCCCTTACCCAAAAGTATTTGGATAGAGCATTAATCAGCTCAACCATATTCGAATTCAGCGTAGAAAAACAAAATACGGCAGCAAAATTAAATGCCGACAACATAGAATTTCACCTAACCACAAATAGCTTAATTATGTCCATCCACGATTTAGCGTTACACGGAAAGCACAATGTGCAAAATGCAATGGCTGCTGGTATTGCTGCCAACTTGCTAAACATCAGAAAAGAGGCAGTAAGAGAAAGCCTTCAACAATTCGAAGGAATTCCACATAGATTGGAGTTTGTTGCCTCAGTTCATGGAATTGAATTCATTAACGATTCAAAAGCAACCAACGTAAACTCTACCTGGTGGGCATTAGAAAGCGCCGATAAGCCAGTGATATGGATAGTTGGTGGAGTAGATAAAGGAAACGATTACAGTAGTCTGGTTCCCTTAGTACAGGAAAAAGTGAAATCAATTATCTGCCTTGGAAAGGAAAACCATAAAATTCTGGAGGCATTCTCTGGAGTCATTCCAACCATTGTAGAAACGGCATCGGCAAAGCAAGCGGTAGAAACGGCATACCAATTGGGCAAAAAAGGGGAGTGTGTATTGCTTTCTCCAGCATGTGCCAGCTTCGACCTTTTCGAAAATTACGAGGATAGAGGAAACCAGTTTAAAGAAGCGGTGAGATCACTGTAA
- the mraY gene encoding phospho-N-acetylmuramoyl-pentapeptide-transferase — MLYHLFTYLDSVYDLPGAGVFQYISFRAGMGLICSLIISMLFGKRLIALLLAKQVGETVRDLGLDGQKEKQGTPTMGGLIILASIIIPTLLFADLTNIYVQLLLFSSVWLGAIGFLDDYIKVFKKRKKGLAGSFKVIGQVSIGIIVGAVLYFHPDVVTKENTSHENKSLFSVENTQQTTYDWETTKNVKTTIPFVKDNEFDYAWLLWFMGEDANKYAWLIFIPIVIFITTAVSNGANITDGLDGLATGTSAIIGITLAILAYLSGNFIFADYLNIMYIPKAGELVVFISAFVGACIGFLWYNAYPAKVFMGDTGSLALGGIIAVFAIAIRKELLIPVLCGVFLIENLSVIIQVAYFKYTKRKFGEGKRVFLMSPLHHHYQKKGMHEAKIVARFWIVGLMLAVLTVVTLKLR, encoded by the coding sequence ATGCTTTACCACCTATTTACATATCTCGATTCTGTTTACGACCTTCCTGGGGCTGGGGTGTTTCAGTACATCTCTTTCAGGGCGGGAATGGGACTTATTTGCTCGCTTATTATCTCCATGTTATTTGGGAAGAGACTCATAGCTCTTTTGCTGGCCAAACAGGTGGGAGAAACCGTTAGAGATTTAGGTCTTGATGGTCAGAAGGAAAAGCAAGGAACCCCAACTATGGGAGGGTTAATTATTCTGGCCTCTATTATTATTCCAACCTTACTTTTTGCCGACCTCACAAACATCTATGTGCAATTGCTGCTGTTTTCTTCGGTGTGGCTCGGAGCTATCGGATTTTTAGACGACTACATTAAAGTTTTTAAAAAGCGCAAAAAAGGCCTGGCCGGATCTTTTAAGGTAATTGGGCAAGTGAGCATAGGTATTATTGTTGGAGCTGTTCTTTATTTCCATCCTGATGTGGTGACTAAAGAAAACACCTCGCACGAGAACAAAAGCTTGTTTTCGGTTGAAAATACCCAGCAAACAACTTATGATTGGGAAACCACTAAAAACGTGAAAACCACCATACCTTTTGTTAAGGACAACGAGTTCGATTACGCTTGGTTATTGTGGTTTATGGGCGAGGACGCCAATAAATATGCCTGGCTTATTTTCATTCCTATCGTAATTTTTATTACTACCGCAGTTTCCAATGGAGCTAACATTACAGATGGATTAGATGGGCTGGCAACTGGTACCTCAGCAATAATCGGCATCACCCTTGCTATACTGGCCTACTTGTCGGGTAACTTCATTTTTGCCGACTACCTTAATATTATGTACATCCCTAAAGCAGGGGAGTTGGTGGTGTTTATTTCTGCATTTGTAGGAGCCTGTATAGGGTTTTTATGGTACAATGCATACCCGGCCAAGGTATTTATGGGAGATACAGGGAGCTTGGCATTGGGTGGGATCATTGCAGTTTTTGCAATAGCCATTCGCAAAGAGTTATTGATCCCTGTGCTTTGTGGAGTTTTCCTAATCGAGAATCTTTCAGTAATAATTCAAGTAGCATATTTCAAGTATACCAAGAGGAAGTTTGGCGAAGGAAAACGTGTTTTCCTTATGTCCCCGCTCCACCATCACTACCAAAAGAAAGGCATGCACGAGGCCAAAATCGTAGCTAGATTCTGGATTGTTGGTCTCATGCTTGCCGTATTAACCGTTGTAACCCTTAAGCTCCGCTAA
- a CDS encoding UDP-N-acetylmuramoyl-L-alanyl-D-glutamate--2,6-diaminopimelate ligase encodes MKLLKDILYGCRIVEVKGNTNIAIEQINFDSRKVGKLHCFVAIAGTVSDGHHYIESAIEKGAIAVVCEEFPDQLAEGITYVKVQDSSRALGNMASNFFDNPSEDLRIVGVTGTNGKTTIASLLYELFLQLGYKVGLVSTVENKINRVVKPSTHTTPDAISLQQLLSEMREAGCRFVFMEVSSHAVDQNRVAGITFTGGIFTNISHDHLDYHKTFSNYIAAKKAFFDMLPADAFAISNLDDANGTVMLQNTKARKRYYAVKRPCDYKVKVIENLLTGLQLEINHQEIHCRLIGKFNAYNIAAIYAAALELGQDSLQVLTAISLLGPVAGRFQYIKTPGGITVIIDYAHTPDALENVLKTLNDTRTKTEKIITVIGCGGDRDKTKRPEMAKVATELSDRVVFTSDNPRTENPTAILNDMKAGVEPQHFMKYTVIEDRAEAIKQAIQEANKEDVVLVAGKGHETYQEINGVKHPFDDAEVVKQTLNLLKK; translated from the coding sequence ATGAAGTTGTTGAAAGACATATTGTACGGTTGCCGTATCGTTGAGGTAAAGGGAAATACCAATATAGCGATAGAGCAAATAAACTTCGATTCTAGAAAGGTTGGAAAACTGCATTGTTTTGTAGCTATTGCAGGAACGGTTTCCGATGGACATCACTACATTGAATCGGCTATAGAAAAAGGAGCAATCGCGGTAGTTTGCGAAGAGTTTCCAGATCAACTTGCCGAAGGGATTACCTATGTAAAAGTACAAGATTCGAGTAGGGCACTGGGAAATATGGCCTCGAATTTCTTCGATAACCCTTCCGAAGACCTAAGAATAGTAGGTGTTACGGGAACCAACGGTAAAACTACCATTGCAAGCTTGTTGTACGAGTTGTTCTTGCAATTGGGCTATAAAGTAGGGTTGGTAAGTACGGTTGAAAACAAGATTAACCGTGTAGTTAAACCCTCTACCCATACCACTCCCGATGCAATATCGCTTCAACAACTGTTGTCTGAAATGCGCGAGGCGGGCTGCCGCTTTGTATTTATGGAGGTTTCTAGTCATGCCGTAGATCAAAACCGCGTTGCGGGTATCACATTTACCGGTGGAATTTTTACCAATATCTCTCACGATCACCTCGATTACCACAAAACATTCTCAAACTATATAGCTGCGAAAAAGGCCTTTTTCGATATGCTTCCAGCCGATGCCTTTGCTATTAGCAATCTTGATGATGCCAATGGTACGGTTATGCTTCAAAACACAAAGGCTAGAAAAAGATACTACGCGGTTAAACGCCCATGCGACTATAAAGTAAAGGTGATAGAAAACCTACTTACTGGGTTGCAGCTCGAAATTAATCATCAAGAAATTCACTGCAGACTAATAGGGAAGTTTAATGCCTATAACATAGCAGCAATATACGCGGCTGCTTTGGAGTTGGGGCAGGATTCACTTCAAGTACTAACGGCTATAAGCCTGTTGGGGCCTGTAGCGGGTAGATTTCAATACATAAAAACTCCGGGCGGGATAACGGTAATTATCGATTATGCCCATACCCCAGATGCCCTAGAGAATGTACTAAAGACCCTAAACGATACACGAACTAAAACTGAGAAAATAATTACTGTTATCGGTTGCGGCGGCGATAGAGATAAAACCAAAAGACCAGAAATGGCCAAGGTGGCTACCGAATTGTCAGACCGTGTTGTTTTTACTTCCGATAACCCACGTACCGAAAATCCAACCGCCATACTTAACGACATGAAAGCAGGCGTAGAGCCTCAGCATTTTATGAAGTATACGGTGATTGAAGATCGTGCCGAAGCTATAAAGCAAGCCATTCAGGAAGCGAATAAGGAAGATGTGGTTTTGGTTGCTGGAAAAGGTCATGAAACCTACCAAGAAATAAATGGAGTAAAACACCCCTTCGACGATGCTGAGGTGGTGAAACAAACTTTAAATCTCTTGAAAAAATAA
- a CDS encoding penicillin-binding protein — MKGPAWKYYMVFIVALVAGLAIIFGIFKIQVIEGSHWKNKAAALTTKYRKIKAVRGNIYSADGNLLATSIPVYNVRMDVNADALTDDVFYAKIDSLAYCLSNYFKDKSQRAYKNMLVSARKRGERYLLVKSNIGYLAQQKVKTFPLFRKGRYKGGLIFEKFTRRKKPFGILAERTIGYEMENVHPVGLEGAYSDVLAGTEGMRLERRLSGGVWMPVGDENQIDPKDGMDIITTIDVNIQDVAEKALLDQLRKHDADHGCVVLMEVKTGNVVAIANLARSSTGAYSESYNYAVGESTEPGSTMKLAALMAALDDGHISIDDTVDAGNGVHYYYNVPMHDTKDGGHGEISVKRAFEVSSNIGVSKIISKHYSKNPQAFVDKLYSFRLNEPLGLKIAGEGRPKIQHPSDKAWSGISLTQMSIGYEMLMTPMQILAFYNAVANNGVLLRPNFVKHYAKNGKIVKTLKPEILNPAICNRKTIEQLKVMLEGVVEEGTGANLKNAHFKIAGKTGTARIANASYGYKYTSKYSYQASFCGYFPADNPMYSCIVVVNAPSNAVYYGNLVAGPIFREIADKVFASQIEHHSPLNAEDQLLAGNVPVSLSGYYNDLVTVFNEFNVRTVNKGTAGPWARTSTKDSEVEILPYESEKYPKLVPNVVGMGLMDAIYLLENRGLQVVVSGRGMVKKQSIPPGRRIRANETIKIDLS, encoded by the coding sequence ATGAAGGGACCGGCATGGAAATATTACATGGTTTTTATCGTAGCGCTAGTTGCTGGGTTGGCCATTATTTTCGGGATTTTCAAGATACAGGTTATTGAAGGAAGCCATTGGAAAAACAAGGCCGCCGCTTTAACTACGAAGTACAGAAAAATTAAGGCCGTTAGGGGGAATATATATTCTGCCGATGGTAATTTATTAGCAACATCTATACCCGTATATAATGTAAGGATGGATGTAAATGCAGATGCGCTTACCGATGATGTGTTTTACGCCAAAATCGATTCTCTTGCATACTGTTTAAGCAATTATTTTAAAGACAAAAGCCAGCGTGCCTATAAAAACATGTTGGTAAGCGCTAGAAAAAGAGGTGAACGCTATTTATTAGTGAAATCCAACATCGGTTATCTGGCACAGCAAAAGGTAAAAACCTTTCCCCTTTTTAGAAAGGGTAGGTATAAGGGTGGATTGATTTTCGAAAAGTTTACTCGAAGAAAGAAGCCTTTTGGAATTTTAGCGGAGCGCACCATTGGTTATGAAATGGAAAATGTGCATCCCGTAGGATTGGAAGGAGCGTATTCTGATGTGTTAGCTGGAACGGAAGGGATGCGCCTAGAGCGTAGACTTAGTGGTGGGGTTTGGATGCCAGTTGGAGACGAAAACCAAATTGACCCGAAAGACGGAATGGATATCATTACCACCATCGACGTTAACATCCAGGATGTAGCTGAAAAGGCGCTGTTAGATCAGTTAAGGAAACACGATGCAGACCATGGTTGTGTCGTGCTAATGGAGGTGAAAACAGGTAATGTTGTTGCTATTGCTAACCTTGCCAGGTCTTCAACTGGTGCGTATTCCGAAAGTTATAACTACGCGGTAGGTGAGTCTACCGAGCCCGGGTCTACCATGAAACTTGCTGCATTAATGGCGGCTTTAGATGATGGTCATATAAGCATCGATGATACCGTGGATGCCGGCAATGGGGTGCACTACTACTACAATGTTCCTATGCATGATACCAAAGATGGCGGACATGGAGAAATTTCGGTTAAGCGAGCCTTTGAGGTGTCTTCGAACATTGGAGTTTCTAAAATTATAAGCAAGCATTACAGTAAAAATCCACAAGCGTTTGTAGACAAGCTATACTCCTTCCGTTTAAACGAACCGCTTGGTTTAAAAATTGCAGGAGAGGGTAGACCAAAAATTCAGCATCCTAGCGATAAGGCCTGGTCGGGTATATCGTTAACCCAAATGAGCATAGGCTATGAGATGCTAATGACGCCAATGCAAATTTTGGCTTTCTACAATGCCGTTGCCAATAACGGGGTGCTACTTCGTCCCAATTTCGTAAAGCACTATGCCAAAAATGGGAAGATTGTAAAAACCCTTAAGCCCGAAATTTTAAATCCAGCCATTTGTAACAGGAAAACAATTGAGCAGCTTAAAGTGATGCTCGAAGGTGTTGTGGAGGAAGGAACAGGAGCTAATTTGAAGAACGCACACTTCAAAATTGCTGGAAAAACAGGTACTGCCCGTATTGCAAACGCTTCATACGGATATAAGTACACTTCTAAATATTCATATCAGGCATCATTTTGTGGGTATTTCCCCGCCGATAACCCCATGTATAGTTGTATTGTGGTGGTAAATGCGCCATCCAATGCTGTGTACTATGGTAACCTTGTGGCGGGACCCATTTTCAGGGAGATTGCTGATAAAGTCTTTGCAAGTCAGATAGAGCACCACAGTCCGCTAAATGCCGAGGATCAATTATTAGCTGGAAACGTGCCGGTTTCCTTAAGCGGCTACTACAATGATTTGGTAACTGTGTTCAACGAGTTTAATGTAAGAACCGTGAACAAAGGGACGGCGGGGCCTTGGGCTAGAACTTCTACAAAAGATAGCGAGGTGGAAATCCTTCCATACGAGAGTGAAAAGTATCCCAAACTGGTGCCTAATGTAGTAGGTATGGGCTTGATGGACGCCATATATCTTTTGGAAAATAGAGGGCTACAAGTGGTTGTGTCTGGTAGAGGAATGGTTAAAAAACAGTCCATCCCACCGGGTAGAAGAATCCGCGCTAACGAAACCATAAAAATCGACCTTTCATGA
- a CDS encoding FtsL-like putative cell division protein: protein MNTFKANTKKSNGVSLARVLVDFLNGSFLTRESVLKQVPYLLFLVFIMFIYIGYGYYAEKTVRKVYKMDTEVKELKSKYTSTFSRLETKKQQSNVAETVSNLGLVESRVPPFKIVVEE from the coding sequence ATGAATACGTTTAAGGCAAATACAAAAAAGAGCAATGGGGTTTCCCTAGCTCGTGTATTGGTCGATTTTCTCAATGGGAGTTTCCTGACGAGAGAGTCGGTGCTTAAGCAAGTGCCTTATTTGCTCTTCCTTGTTTTTATCATGTTCATCTATATCGGGTACGGTTATTACGCAGAAAAAACCGTGCGAAAAGTATATAAGATGGATACCGAGGTGAAGGAGTTGAAAAGTAAATATACCTCTACCTTTTCTCGCCTCGAAACCAAAAAACAACAATCTAATGTAGCCGAAACAGTTTCGAATCTTGGTTTGGTTGAATCTCGTGTCCCACCCTTTAAAATAGTTGTAGAAGAATGA